GGTTTGGGGGGTGGATTTTATTTCACGGAAAATTCAAGTGCGAGTCTTTCAAACAGCATTATAGCATTTAACACAGGAGAGGGGATTTATCCGGCAACCAGCGATTGTTATATAAATCTTCGCTACTCGGATATTCACGGAAATACACCCGAGAATTTTGGAGGAAACTCTAATCCATCTTGGGGAGAATACGTTAGCACCAATGCAAATGGAGATTCTTGTGATGTTTTCTACAACCTGATTGATGACCCGCATTTTAGCAATCTTTCCGGAAATGATTTTCACTTACTCTGGGAAAGTCCTTGTATTGATGCCGGCGATCCGCTTTCCCCACCCGATCCGGATGGAACTATCGCAGATATGGGATTTTACTCGTTCGATCAAAATGTGGTCGTGGCAGATTTCAGCGGAACTCCACAAATAGGTATTGCTCCTCTTACGGTTGATTTTTCCGATCTATCCTGTCCGGGAACCGGAAATATTATTAGCTGGGAATGGAATTTTGGAGATGGAACAGACACCACTTATTCAGCACCGATTCCCCTAACAACGCACACTTATCAGGATACGGGTAATTATATAGTAAAAGATTACGATGTTTCTCTAACCATAATTTCTGCCACAACCAGTGGGAATGTGTCGGACACAAAAACAAAGGAAAATTACATCAAGGTTTACGAACCGGTAAATGCATTGTTTCAAGCGGATTCAACAGCTGGCATTGTTCCTTTTACCACTCAATTCAACAACCTAACAACCGGTGCTTACGATAGTCTTTTTTGGGATTTGGGGGACAGCACCTATCTTTCCACAATGGATAATTCGTTTTCTCATACTTATGAAGACACCGGCAGTTACACTGTAAAATTATTCGCAAGTGGAAACGGCGGAACCGATTCATTGGTAATTGAAAATTATATAAACGTATTCGGCGAAATTATCGTTGATTTTACCGCTGATGCAACCTTCGGAATTGCTCCTTTTACTGCACATTTTTTGAATTTTTCCACAGGCGTTTACGATACTTTACATTGGTATTTTGGTGATGGCGAGGAAGTGATAACTACTGAGGATACCGTTTCTCACACCTATCAAGACAGCGGATATTATGATGTAACACTGGCAATTTCCAATGATGCCGTTACTGATTCTCTTACGAAAGAAAACTATATTCAGGTTTTTTCACCTGTTGTGGCAATGTTTCACGTAGATGATTCCACGCTTATTTCCGGCAATGAAGCAATTTTTACCAACGAATCTTCCGGAGATATCAGTATATGGCATTGGATTTTCGGAGATGGTTCCGACACAACAATGACTACACCAGTTGATACGATCCGGCATATTTATAATGTTTACAATGTTTCCGACACATTCACCGTGAAGCTCATCGTTTCCGGTATGGGCGGATTAGACACACTTCGCCGAATGGATTTGATGTCAATCTACGGAAAAACCGATGCAGACTTCGATACTGATATGAACAGTTCGATCGTTCCCTTTTGGATACACTTCACAGATAATTCAACGGGTGATTATAATACATGGAACTGGGACTTCGGTGATGGTAACACACTTGTAAATAGTGCGGGACAAGCTGGTTCTGACAGCGTGGATGCTTCCCTAACGGATAGCCTGACTGTTGGAACATATCAGAACCCAATTCATAAATACGACAGTCTTGCCGTTGGGGTTCTGGATGTATCATTAATTATTTCCGGTAATGGTGGCGCCGATTCTTTAACAAAAATGAACAATATTTTTGCATATCCAAAATCAAATTTGATCTGGCCCGGAGATACCGATTACAATGGAGTTGTCGAAGCAGCCGATATTTATAATATTGGAAGTTACTGGCAAGACCAGGGAACACCGCGAAATGAAATATCATTCGCATGGATAGGAAATAATTATTCTGAAAATTGGGAAGAACCAATGGCTTCTCTCGCAGATTGCAATGGCGATAGTTTGGTCAATGTTACCGATGTGCTGGCAATGTGCCTTCATATGGGCAAAACCCATCCGGTAGCAGACACGGAATTCACCTATCTTCAGCCACCCCGAAATTATGAAGATCACAGAAATAATTTTATCGAAATATATCACACTTTAGGAACAACGAGAAATGAAATACTGATCCGGAATCATATTGCAGCTATCTTTGGTTTGCCTGCAATAGAAATTATTGAGAATAATTTTGTTCGCCAAAATTTTCCAAACCCGATAAAAAACATCACAGAAATTCAATTCGGTCTCAAAAATGACATTAGTTCGGGAAGTATAAAAATTTTCAACGTCAAAGGGCAGCTAGTGAAAACATATAATATTCAGAATCTCGCACCAGGAATTCATACTTTTTGCTGGGATGGAACAACCAACAATCATACACCAGCCTCGAATGGAATTTACTTTTATATGGTGGATGCCGATAAGTGGAAATCCAAAGCAAAAAAAATGATTTTGATGAAATAGGATAAATTATGAAAAAAATTTTCACAATCTCAATGATAATATTTATATTTGCAACCTGTTCATCACCTGCTCCGTCTCTTTTAACCCTAAAATTTTCCAATTCAGAATTCACTGTAAATGCCAACAACTCGTTTGAAGTGGGAATTATTGTAAAAAATGTCAACGATCTTTTTGCCTGCTCAATGGAAATCACTTATGACGAATCTGTGATTGATTATCAAAGCGGGAGCCTTTTTAAGGGAAGTTGCTGGAATGGCGAGGTTTACAAGTTTGAACGAAAAGAATCAAATAAGGTCAACATCTGCGTGGGTTTAGTAAACACAGGTAGCTTTTCCGGAGAGGGCGAACTATTTACATTAAGATTTTTGGCACTAACTCCTTATGAAACTTCTATCTCATTTGAAAATGTTACTCTGATAAAAGAGGATGGCCAAATGGTAAGTGGAATTGATGCAATTCAATTGCGAGACGGATATGTGATCGTGCAATAACTTTTAAATTTTTTCTAAAAAATTAGCCACCGGAAATAATATCCGATGGTTAATTTTTTTATTTATAGCCTGTCCGTAAAGTAGTATTTTTCGACCTCACCCCGACCCTCTCCTATCGAGGAGAGGGAGATAAAAGTTCCCCTTCTCTTTGAAGAGAAGGGGTTAGGGGATGAGTTGTAAAAAGGATGAAGAATATATTTTACTTGATATGCTACTTTACGGACAGACACTATTTAATCCAAATTAATTTATTTCAATCTCAAAAGGGAGAATTAATTGAAGAGGTTCTCGCAAAAATGATTTTATCAAATTCTTATGTTTCATCAATTCCGATGCAGGAGAAAAATCATCATAGAAAATCGCCGGTAGAATTGATTGAATATTTAAACCGGTATTCTCATCTAAAATCATTTGAATAAGCGTCTTTTGTTGTGGTAAAAGCAAAGTGGAATAATTTGGTATATTTGCCAGCTCGGCAGCTTTTTGGATTGCTTCCGCAAGTCCGCCGATTTCATCCACAAGTCCGATTTTCTTCGCTTCGATTCCAGACCATATTTTTCCCTGAGCAATTTCCTGCACTTCCCCCATGGTCATTTCCCTGTTATCAGCCACTATATTTTTAAACGAAATGTAAACTTCTTTCATCTTTTTTTCCATCGCATTTACATCTTCGGAATTGGGAGCAAAATTCGGAGAGAAAAAACCCGCAAATTTACCACGCTTTATCAGATAAGTATTTACACCCGCCTTTTCACGAAGTTTCTGCCAATTTGGG
Above is a genomic segment from Candidatus Cloacimonadota bacterium containing:
- a CDS encoding cohesin domain-containing protein, with the translated sequence MKKIFTISMIIFIFATCSSPAPSLLTLKFSNSEFTVNANNSFEVGIIVKNVNDLFACSMEITYDESVIDYQSGSLFKGSCWNGEVYKFERKESNKVNICVGLVNTGSFSGEGELFTLRFLALTPYETSISFENVTLIKEDGQMVSGIDAIQLRDGYVIVQ
- a CDS encoding PKD domain-containing protein; translated protein: GGIYCQDSNPTISKLIIDNNFATINGGGFYCKSSSPIIKKITVAKNSVDLSGLGGGFYFTENSSASLSNSIIAFNTGEGIYPATSDCYINLRYSDIHGNTPENFGGNSNPSWGEYVSTNANGDSCDVFYNLIDDPHFSNLSGNDFHLLWESPCIDAGDPLSPPDPDGTIADMGFYSFDQNVVVADFSGTPQIGIAPLTVDFSDLSCPGTGNIISWEWNFGDGTDTTYSAPIPLTTHTYQDTGNYIVKDYDVSLTIISATTSGNVSDTKTKENYIKVYEPVNALFQADSTAGIVPFTTQFNNLTTGAYDSLFWDLGDSTYLSTMDNSFSHTYEDTGSYTVKLFASGNGGTDSLVIENYINVFGEIIVDFTADATFGIAPFTAHFLNFSTGVYDTLHWYFGDGEEVITTEDTVSHTYQDSGYYDVTLAISNDAVTDSLTKENYIQVFSPVVAMFHVDDSTLISGNEAIFTNESSGDISIWHWIFGDGSDTTMTTPVDTIRHIYNVYNVSDTFTVKLIVSGMGGLDTLRRMDLMSIYGKTDADFDTDMNSSIVPFWIHFTDNSTGDYNTWNWDFGDGNTLVNSAGQAGSDSVDASLTDSLTVGTYQNPIHKYDSLAVGVLDVSLIISGNGGADSLTKMNNIFAYPKSNLIWPGDTDYNGVVEAADIYNIGSYWQDQGTPRNEISFAWIGNNYSENWEEPMASLADCNGDSLVNVTDVLAMCLHMGKTHPVADTEFTYLQPPRNYEDHRNNFIEIYHTLGTTRNEILIRNHIAAIFGLPAIEIIENNFVRQNFPNPIKNITEIQFGLKNDISSGSIKIFNVKGQLVKTYNIQNLAPGIHTFCWDGTTNNHTPASNGIYFYMVDADKWKSKAKKMILMK